CAATGCGCAATCGCGACGTTGACCACCAAAGTGCAAATCCTGCGAAAGGGTTTCACGCACCTGGATCGCCACTGCCCGATCGAGCATGTCTCGGCACGGGTGAAATCCCCCGACAGCATCATGGCCAAAGCGCAGCGTCTGCGCTGCCCGCTCACGGCCGCCGACATTCGTCAGAACATCCGCGATATCGCCGGAGTCCGCATCACCTGCGGTCTCATCTCGGACACCTACCGCGTTGCGGACCTGATCGGCGGTCAGCCCGATGTCACCGTGCTCGAGGTCGAAGACTACATCGCGAAGCCGAAATCCAATGGCTACAAAAGTTTGCATGTGGCAGTCGAGATCCCGGTGTTCTTGAGCGACCGAGTTGTCCAGGTACCCGTCGAGCTGCAAATCCGGACAATCGCCATGGACTTCTGGGCCAGCCTCGAGCACAAGATCTACTACAAGTACCAGCGCTCCGTCCCCCGCCGATTGTTGCAGGAGCTGACCGAGGCCGCCGACGTCGCGCACCGACTCGACAGGAAGATGGAGCGGCTGCACAACGAAGTTGCCGGTCTGAAGTCGGCGCTGGACTCCGACGACGGTCCACTGAGCCTCAAGGCCATTGACCACGATCACGGCGATCGCTCTCAGAACCGTGCCGGAAACCACACAACGCGACCGCCGGGCCTCTCGTTCGATACCCGCCGGCAGGTCGTGTGGATGTCTGCCGAACCACCACACACGTCACCTAACGGAGCGTTGCAGGACAACACCCGAGAATGACCTAGCACCACAGCAGTGCCGACGAAACCCCAATCCGTAAATCCCACGACACCAGTTTCATCAATCATCAACAGGCGGGAGGCCACTCATGTCCACACCAACTTTGCATGTGGATGCCTCGAAGGCGACACCCTCAACCGGTCGAGGACTGCGATTGCGGCTCAAGCCCGCCCAGTCCCGTGGATTCGTACAGGGCGCCTGGTGGCCACGATCGACTCACCTCACCGATGAACTTCCGGCCCTGCTCACGGCCCTCTCGCGGCGGCTGGGCCACATCGACCGGATCATCTACGACGAGAACGGCTGGGCGCCAGCACCGTCGTGTATCGACCACGCAGGCAACACGGTGGATCTGCGACACTCCAGCGACCAGTCGAGCAATACCCTGGCGATCACCGGCGAGAAGTTCGGGCGGCTGGTCCTGCTGGTGGTCCCTCCCTACACCGACCCGGTCTTCGCCTATGCGACCATAATGACGGCGGCGAGTCCGCGCGACGTCTCCACCGCCGACGAACTGCTGGCGATCGGTGCGCGCGAGGCCGAGGATCGCCGGCTGGCACTGCTCGCCCAATACCGCTGGGAGTCCGAAGGCGGAGCACTACGCCACCGTGGAGACAGGTCTGTGCGGCCGCACCGCACCGGCGACCGCGACGGGGTGCGACGCGGCTGAGTGAGACCCTGGGGGACACAAATCTTGTCCGTCCACCCTGCCACCGCCACAGTGATCCTCGACAATGGGCGGTCAGGGTGAGAGCACCCAGTGCCCTCGTGGACAACGCGTGCGACAGCAGCCCGTCGAGCCACGCGCGAAACGTTGTCCAACGGACGCGGAAGTTCCGCATGCGCTCAGAAGTCGTGCGCGTCGCGGCGCGGTCATCGTGTTCCACCATTCACCTGGTGATAAACGACTCCACGGCGCAGAAGCGTCCGTACCGCTGAGTGAATGGGACACGTGCTCGCAGAATCGCAAGACGGTGCGGTCGGTGCCTTTTCATGTCCGCGGGTAGTTCGGCGGATTACCGACGGCCTCACCGAAGAGGGCGGAACTGCGACCCACACACGCCTCGATGCCCGAAGTTCGACATCCACAGGATGTCCCCCCGTCTGGTGCTGGTGCTGCCTCCTCCAGTGCCACTCCCCCCTGCCACCACCAGTCGCATAGCCGAGAGGCACTGTCGTTCCGGCCCACTCACACTACCGAGCACACAAGTGAGACAGCCAGTGCAAGTGTTGCTTGATACAATTGTCGTGCACACCACGGCACGGATACCAACGTCGTTTGCGTGCTGTGGGACGCGAAAAGTCCTCCTCCGATGGGATTCTCACGTCGAGGTTCTGTCTCAGTGGAAGTATGTCGAGTATGCGAAGACGCTGGCCGGCCGCACCCCCACCCTCGTGGCGCGGGGTGGGTATTGTTCACGGGCGTTCCGTTCTCGCTGCGGGCCTCGGGATCACCGTCGAACTCATCGACCTTCTTCGCTACCCGGCCGGGGTGGAACTGCGTCTTGCCCTCACCGCCTACGGGCACGCGGCCCAGCAGGCACGCTATGAAACACGACCGCTGACTGACCCCGGGGACCCGTCGCCGCGGTGGTCGTTCCTCCGGACGCACGTGCGCGCCGGGGATCTCACGGGCGAGGCCGACCCGTACCAGGCCCCGATCCTGTCGACCGGAACGACGCGGTTAATCGACTTCCGCACCACGCCGCGGTACTGGATAGACGGAATCCCCGCGCCGGTGTCGCTTACGGTGACCGTGGAATGGGCCCGGATCGGACTGGCGGCAACGTCGTCGACCATCGAGATCGGACCCGTACCCCACGCCCTCCCCTAGTAGGACGGCGCCAAGCGGTGTGGTGGCACAGTCGGCAGGTACCGATCCAACGAGCAAGTGCGCGTTGCACGTTCGCGGAGGCAGTTCTGCCCAGCCTGTTTTGGAGACAATCGGATCAATCGCAGGGCGGTAAGAGGTGGGCGGCGGCGGTGACCAGGGTGGCGTGGTGGTGCCTGTCGAGCCAGGTGGGCTCGCCGTAATGGTCCAGTCCGAGCCCGGTTTCCAGTTCCCGGTAGTCGCGCTCGATGCGCCATCGGATCGCACGTGTGACCTTTTCGCACGAGCCGGTCACCACGGGAGCGGGCAGTTCACCGCACGAACGAACTGAGCGCGGGTGGTGTCGACGTTCCGTCGAGGCACTCGTGTATGCGACGCAGGGTGGCCGCACAGTCGGACCGCTCGGTGGGGTCGAGTTGGTCGAGGATGCGACGTAGCTCCCCTTGCCGTCGTGCATTCACTTGCTCGACGACGGCGCGCCCCCGTGCCGTCGATTCCAGGGTGACGACGCTGCGATTCGATTGATCCGCGCCTCGTCTGAGGTGCCCGGAGGCGAGGAGACGATCCGCGAGGCGGGTGACCGTCGATGCGGCAACACCCAGTGCTCGCGCCGCTTGACTCGAACTCACTGTGCCCTCCTCGCTGAGTACCATCAGCAGCCTCAGCTGCGGCAACGTGACGTCGACGTCGCCGCCCTCGATGCTGCGGAGCGCCACACCCACGAGATCTCGGGTGGCGACTTCGAATGCTCGCAGATCCTCGGGGCTCGTGCTCACCGACTCGTCGTCACCGCCGCGTTTGCGCATAGCTCAAGTATTGCAGAAGCTAAGCCTTGCATGCTGCAAGAACTTGGGTAGCTTGGTGGGTACTGGACCACCGCGCCGGCTGAGCCTCGTCAGTGATGTTCGAGCTTCGGCCCGAGCCGGGCCCGGCGCAGCGACACGAGTACCCAGCCCGCTCGAGACGAAATGAGGCCTCAGTGCACACAGATTCCCCGCACCCTATGACCCCCGCGTCCGCATGGAAGATTCTGTGGCAGGGAAACGAGCGATTCGTCGACGGGACCCCACTGCATCCCAACCAGGGGATCGCGGACCGCGCAGCGCTCTCCGACGGGCAGCACCCCACCGCCGTGTTGTTCGGATGCGGAGACTCGCGAGTCGCCGCCGAAATCATCTTCGATCAGGGTCTCGGTGACGTGTTCGTCGTGCGCACCGCAGGCCACGTCCTCGACGACGCCGTTCTCGGCTCGATCGAGTACGCCGTCGAAATCGTGAACGTTCCGCTCATCGTCGTGCTCGGCCACGACGGCTGTGGCGCCGTGAAGGCGACGCTCGACGCGCTCGACAACGGCGCGGTGCCGGACGGGTTCATTCGCACTGTTGTCGAACGCGTGGCACCGTCGGTCATGACGGGACGTCGTGAAGGGCTCTGCACCGCAGACGAACTCGAGGCCCGTCACGTAGTGGAGACCGGCGAACTTCTCGCGCAGCGTTCACGCCTCATCGCCGGACGCATCGAGGCCGGTGCCTGCGCCATCGCGGGCGTCACCTACAAGCTGTCCGACGGCCGAATACATCTTCAGGGGACGGTGGGAGACATCGGTGAGCCCGGCAACTGACTCCCCAGAACCACGACTTACGTCGGATCCAACACCACCACATCACTCACCACCGGCGGATAGCGCGGGCGGGGCACCGGCGCGGCCGCGGATCGACCAGATCGACCCCGCGATCAACGCCATAGTCACTGTCCAACCCGAGCACGCACTCGAACTCGCCCGAAAAGCCTATGTCCGCACCATGTCTGGTGAACCACTCGGCCCCCTCCACGGGTTGCCGATCGCCCACAAGGACACCCTCGATACCGCGGGGCTGCGCACCACCCATGGGTCCCCGATCTTCGCCGACCACATCCCTCCCGCAGCCAACTCGTGGTCGAACGCACCCACGCCGCCGGCGCAATCCCGCACCAACACGGCATCGTCGACGGGGACGTGCTCGCGATCTCCACCCCGCGAGGAACCCTGCACGCCCAGGCGCGGATCACTGGCATCCGACCCGGCGTGCTGTTCGTCCCGTTCCACTACGGCTACATGAACACTCGCCGCATACAAGACCTCGTGTCGACTATAGGTCGAATGTTGCATATTGCCAGTAGCCGCTGAGCCGGTAGTACCCGACGGTGTCCAACCACTGCTCCGCGGCCGCGGGGTCGACGAGGGACTGTCGGGATAACGGTTGAACTGGATCTGGCCGACACGCCGAGTTCTCTTGGCGAGAAGGCAAGACGATGACCGAAACACTTGATCACATGGATCAGTCGAAGATTGACCACCAGAAGCTGGCCCAACAACTGTTGGCCCAGGCCAAAGCCGAGGGCGTCGAGCTGGTCGGACCGAACGGACTACTCAACCAGCTCACCGCGAACGTCCTCGAAACCGCACTCGAAGCCGAAATGGACGAGCACCTCGGCTACGAGAAACACCACGTCACGGGACGAAACAGAGAAAACTCCCGGAACGGGAGGCGGACGAAGACCGTGCTCACCGAAATCGGACCGGTACAGATCCAGGTGCCACGAGACACCGATGCCTCGTTCGATCCGCAGATCGTCAAGAAACGGCAGCGACGCCTGACCGGGGTCGACGAAATCATTTTGTCCCTCTCGGCGAAAGGCCTGACCACAGGCGAAATCGCAGCACACTTCGACGACGTCTACGGCGCATCGGTCTCGAAGGAGACCATCAGCAAGATCACCGACAAGGTCCTCACGGAGATGGCCGAATGGTCCGTCCGTCCCCTCGACCCGGGGCGGATTCCACTAGTCGTGGCGAATCATCGGGTAATCGTGCAGGGGCCACCATCGTCGCACAGCCTGGTTCGGAGTGAGGTCATTCAGGCATAGCCTCGGACGGTCGTTGAGTTCGGTGGCGACCTCGTCGAGCTGGTCTTGGGTCCAGCCGCTTAGGTCAGTTCCCTTCGGGAAATACTGCCGCAGAAGTCCATTCGTGTTTTCGTTTGATCCCCGCTGCCACGGCGAGTGGGGATCGGCGAAGTAGATCTTCAGGCCGGTGGCGTCCGCGATACGCTCGTGGTGAAACATCTCGTTGCCCTGGTCCCAGGTAAGCGACCGACGCAGGGAGACGGGCATCTGCGTGAAGCGCTCGATGAGAGCATCCCCGACGACTTGCGCGGAGTGGCCACCACGGATCGCGACCAGGATGGTCAATCGCGTCTTGCGCTCGACGAGTGGCGCGATCGCCGATCTCTGGCCGGCGCCGATGATGAGGTCGCCCTCGATATGCCCTACCCGACGACGTGATTCCACGTGGGCTGGCCGTTGCGCGATGGGCGTCATATTCGTTGACTGCTTGAGCGAACCGTCCCGGGATCGTCCGCGGCCACGGCGCCGGCGATAAGTCCGGCCGGTGCGCAAAGACCCGCCAGTCGCAGCCAAGACCAGTCCGCGGTACACCGCTTCATAGATCGTCTCAACGCACACGTGCCACGCCGTGCGGCGTGGGTAACGTCGCCGCAGCCACCGGCTGATCTGTGCCGGTGACCAGCGCTTGCCGAGCTTAGCGGCGACGAGCCGACGCAGCGTGTCATCGTGGGTGAACACACGCACTTTCGGGCGTCGTCGACGCTGGTGTGCCTGGTTGTGGGCGTACCACGGTTGGTAGCGACCATCGGATTTTCGATTGCGTGCGATCTCCTTGTACACCGACTGGAAGCTTTTGCCGATGCGTTCCGCGATCGTCTTGACCGACTCCTCACGGGCCAGCCCGTCGGCGATCTCGATACGGTCGTCTTGGCTCAAGTAACGGCTACTGATCGGACTCTCGACATAAGACATACTGCCAGCGTCGATGAACCACAGCGACCCACAGCTCAGCGGCACGCCGACCGTCGCTGCCGCCTTCGATCCTGAGTGGCCTTGTCTGATCAGCTCGAAGTAGCGGCGCTTGTCTTCCTGTGGTGACTTGTTCCACGCATACCTGGGCATCGTAATCCTCTCGGGAAAGGATTCGCCTCGATCAGTGGAATCCGCCCGGTGTATCCGGTGCTGTTCATCGATGCCATCCACGTCAAGATCCGCGACGGTCAGGTCGCCAACCGGCCCGTCTATGTCGCCATCGGCGTCACCACCGCCGGGGAACGCGAGATCCTCGGGCTGTGGGCAGGTGACGGCGGGGAGGGATATGGAACGCGCACAGGTTCGTTTCCGTAGTTTTGTGCTGCTGCCTGAGGGTTTCCCACTGATTGGCGTGTCGTTGATCTTCGAGGTGGAAGCCCGCGAGTTAAGGTGTTACCGCGAAATGCTAGGTGCGAGGAAGGCGTGCGGTGGGCGACGAGCGATTGCGGGTGATCTCGGGCGACGTCGCACCGATCGTGGCGACGCGAGATCCGCAGTGGTTCCAGGCCGAATGCGTGGAGGCGTTCGTCGCGTCGTGGACCGCGCGTGGATTCGCGGCATCGACGATCGCCAACGACATCGGTGTCCTGGAGCGGATGCTCGCGGGGCTGGGTCGGCCGGTGTGGGAGGTGACCGCCGCCGACGTCGACCGGGTGGTGGGCGAGCTGGCCAACTCGGGTCGAGCGGTATCGACGCGGCGTAACTACCTGCAGGTGTTCAAGGGGTTTCACCGGTTCCTCGAGGTCCGCAAGGCCGCGGAGATCGAGGCAGCATTCGGGGTGCGGCTGGCCTGTCCGCTGGACGAGTTCAACGCCACCCGCCACGTCAGCGACGACTCGCCGGCTGCGGAGGCACCGCCGACACCGGAGCGGGTGGGCGGCGTTCTTCGAGGTCCCCAAGCAACGGATCGCGACCGCCCGCAAGTACGGCCCGGCCGCGCGGGACTACGCGTTGTTCCGCACGCTGTACCACGCCGGCCTACGATCCGAGGAGGTCGTGATGCTCGACCGCGGCGACGTCCACTTCGGGCGAGGCACGTTCGGCAAACTGCATGTGCGCTTCGGAAAGGGCGCCAAAGGATCCGGGCCGCGGCCGCGCTGGGTGCCGATGCTGGACGGGCTGGATCTGGTGTTGCGCTGGTATCTCGACGACGTGCGCGGCCGGTTCCCGGACAGCGCGGCGCTGCTGTGCGACGAGTCCGGCGGACGGATGGCCGCGGCCACGATCCGCAACCGGCTGCGGCACCTGATGAGCGTGGAAGGACGGCCCGAAGCGGAGTGGTTCAGCCCGCACGCGATGCGTCGCGCCTGCGCCACCCACAACTACGAGCGCGGCGTGGATCTGGTTGCCATCCAACAACTTCTAGGCCACTGGACGGTCGCGTCGACCATGCGGTACGTGCGCCCGTCGGAAACGTTCATCGAAGACGCCTACCAACGCGCGATCTCGGCGACGCTGACCGAGTTGGCCGGACAGGAGTGAGCATGCAGATCAGGTGGAAACTCCGGATGGCCGCCGCCCACCGCGAGGTCTGGACCGGCACCCAGCTGCAACGGCTGCTCGCCGAGAAGGCCGGATTGGAACTGTCCTCGGCGTCGGTGTCGGCGTTGTTCACCAAACAGCCCAGCCAGCTCAAGCTGTCCACCCTGATCGCGCTGTGCACCGCCTTGGACTGCACACCGAACGACCTGTTCGACATCGATACCACCCCAGTCGCACAACCGATCTCGTCGAACCCGACCAAGGTCGCGGCGAACGACACACAGGCGTCGCGGCGGGGCCGGTCGATGCCGCCGATCTGAGCATGACCCGCCGGATCCGGGACTGCCGCCGCTGCGGCCGCGCGGTCGGCAAACCCGACCGTGACCTGTGTGCACGCTGCCACTGGGCGGCCTCCCACGCCCCGGTCACCCACCCCTGCCCGCGCTGCGGCGTCGACCGGGTCCTGCAGCCGGACACCGGCCGCTGCGTGCGCTGCTCGCGCACCTGCCGACAGTGCCAGGCCCCGGTGTTGTTCGTCGACCGAGACCTGTGCAAGGAATGTCTCCGACGGCAACGGCGAGACGCCGATCGAGCCGACTGCCCGCGCTGCAGCAAACGCCGGATACTGCGACCGGCCACCGGCCTGTGCGGTTCGTGTTCGCATCCGGGCCGGCCACCGAATCCGGACACGGCCTGCGTCGACTGCGGCCGGGTCACCCGACTGACCGGTGCCGGGCGGTGTCGATCCTGTTGGGAACGCTCGCCGCACAGGATCACCGTCCGCGCCGCCAATCTCGCCGAGGCACTGGCTGATCCGCCAAACTGGCTGGGCACCTTCGCCGCCTACCTGGTCGGCCGCCATCACCCCAGCCGCGCGTGCGCCATGCTCACCCGACTCGGCAAGCACCTGACCGACGAGCACCCGACGCATCCGCAGGCACTGCTGGGAGCTGTCGCCGACGACGTGCCGCTCGCGCGGGCCCTGGAAGACTTCCTCACCGCGAGCAAGCTGGCACTGCCGCCCGACCGCGACGAACGCCGCGCCGCCGCCCGCCGCCAGTCCCGCATCGACGCCGTGCCCGCCCCCTTGCGACCGGCGGTGACCGGGTTCGCCGAACACCTTGTCGCCGGCCGCGATCGCGCCCGCCGCGCCGGCACCCGCCCGCGCGGGCACACCACGCTCGAGGCTCGCCTCACCGCGGTGCGTGACTTCGCGCAATTCCTGACCGCGCGCCGCTGCAAGACCGACTGGGCGACCGCCGATGTCGGCGACATCGAAGCGTTCCTGCACGCACATCCCGGCCGACGGGCCTCCTACCTGACCGGACTGCGCCAATTCTGCCGCTACGCGCTGCGCCGACGGTTGCTGCTCATCGACCCCACCGCAGGGGTGCAAGCGCCGCAGACCATGGCATTCAGGGGACCGACGCTTCCCGTCGACCGGCAGCGCGAGTTGTTCCGGCGATGGAGCACCGACCCCGAGGTGCACCCGCACGAGGCGTTCGTCGGGCTGGCCGCCCTACTGCACGGCGCTACCACCCAGGAACTGCAACACCTCACCGACGACGATATCGACCATGAACAGCACCGCATCAGGCTGGGGCGTCGACCGCAGCCTACTCCGTTGGACCCGTGGACCTGGACCGCGCTGCAACGCTGCCTGCAGCACCGTAAGAACTTGGGCAGCAACAACGCCCATGTGCTGATCACTATGCAGACCAAGGCCACCCGCGCGGCCGCCTCCGACTCCTACGTCAAGCAGACCCTGCGCGAGGTCGGTATCCAACCCAGAATCCTGCGCTCCACCCGGCTGGTCGACCTCATCGGCACGGTCGACGCGAAACTCGTCGCCGCCGCTTACGGCATGACCAGCGAGGCCGTCATCGCCTACCTCTCCGACCACGTCGACTTCGCCCGGCTGCCGAACCCGTGACAGTTCAGGCGCCACCTCGCACACGTTCGCGCGAACGTGTGCGCTTTGGCCAAGTTCTGGCTCGCCGTCCTGACGGAAATCCGCAACCGCGGGGTCGCAGACGT
The sequence above is drawn from the Rhodococcus jostii RHA1 genome and encodes:
- a CDS encoding GTP pyrophosphokinase encodes the protein MTVDNICDPDLPMTTQFELFGPEFTQFVLPYQCAIATLTTKVQILRKGFTHLDRHCPIEHVSARVKSPDSIMAKAQRLRCPLTAADIRQNIRDIAGVRITCGLISDTYRVADLIGGQPDVTVLEVEDYIAKPKSNGYKSLHVAVEIPVFLSDRVVQVPVELQIRTIAMDFWASLEHKIYYKYQRSVPRRLLQELTEAADVAHRLDRKMERLHNEVAGLKSALDSDDGPLSLKAIDHDHGDRSQNRAGNHTTRPPGLSFDTRRQVVWMSAEPPHTSPNGALQDNTRE
- a CDS encoding DUF5994 family protein, coding for MRLKPAQSRGFVQGAWWPRSTHLTDELPALLTALSRRLGHIDRIIYDENGWAPAPSCIDHAGNTVDLRHSSDQSSNTLAITGEKFGRLVLLVVPPYTDPVFAYATIMTAASPRDVSTADELLAIGAREAEDRRLALLAQYRWESEGGALRHRGDRSVRPHRTGDRDGVRRG
- a CDS encoding MarR family winged helix-turn-helix transcriptional regulator, encoding MRKRGGDDESVSTSPEDLRAFEVATRDLVGVALRSIEGGDVDVTLPQLRLLMVLSEEGTVSSSQAARALGVAASTVTRLADRLLASGHLRRGADQSNRSVVTLESTARGRAVVEQVNARRQGELRRILDQLDPTERSDCAATLRRIHECLDGTSTPPALSSFVR
- a CDS encoding carbonic anhydrase, producing the protein MTPASAWKILWQGNERFVDGTPLHPNQGIADRAALSDGQHPTAVLFGCGDSRVAAEIIFDQGLGDVFVVRTAGHVLDDAVLGSIEYAVEIVNVPLIVVLGHDGCGAVKATLDALDNGAVPDGFIRTVVERVAPSVMTGRREGLCTADELEARHVVETGELLAQRSRLIAGRIEAGACAIAGVTYKLSDGRIHLQGTVGDIGEPGN
- a CDS encoding molybdopterin dinucleotide binding domain-containing protein, with protein sequence MVERTHAAGAIPHQHGIVDGDVLAISTPRGTLHAQARITGIRPGVLFVPFHYGYMNTRRIQDLVSTIGRMLHIASSR
- a CDS encoding IS30 family transposase; this translates as MPRYAWNKSPQEDKRRYFELIRQGHSGSKAAATVGVPLSCGSLWFIDAGSMSYVESPISSRYLSQDDRIEIADGLAREESVKTIAERIGKSFQSVYKEIARNRKSDGRYQPWYAHNQAHQRRRRPKVRVFTHDDTLRRLVAAKLGKRWSPAQISRWLRRRYPRRTAWHVCVETIYEAVYRGLVLAATGGSLRTGRTYRRRRGRGRSRDGSLKQSTNMTPIAQRPAHVESRRRVGHIEGDLIIGAGQRSAIAPLVERKTRLTILVAIRGGHSAQVVGDALIERFTQMPVSLRRSLTWDQGNEMFHHERIADATGLKIYFADPHSPWQRGSNENTNGLLRQYFPKGTDLSGWTQDQLDEVATELNDRPRLCLNDLTPNQAVRRWWPLHDYPMIRHD
- a CDS encoding helix-turn-helix domain-containing protein; the protein is MQIRWKLRMAAAHREVWTGTQLQRLLAEKAGLELSSASVSALFTKQPSQLKLSTLIALCTALDCTPNDLFDIDTTPVAQPISSNPTKVAANDTQASRRGRSMPPI